One stretch of Thermanaerosceptrum fracticalcis DNA includes these proteins:
- a CDS encoding glucose-6-phosphate isomerase, which translates to METHGQWERYKKYLYYNPELGLMVDISGMGFPENFFRDMQARMDQALKCMADLEKGAIANPDEGRTVGHYWLRAPHLAPSPEIATEIERAIRDIEDFARKIHRGEILSSTGDKFDKILLIGIGGSALGPQFVTDALTTGHDLMNIYFLDNTDPAGFDRVFSALGDHLCRTLVLVISKSGGTVETRNGMLETRYLFAGRGLDFARHAVSVSQAGSLLDRTAEEEGWLARFPLWEWVGGRTSETSPVGLLPAVLQGFAIHELLRGAVLCDRITRNREVKDNPAALLALMWFYATGGEGGKTMVVLPYKDRLQLFARYLQQLIMESLGKEKDLAGNIVYQGLAVFGNKGSTDQHSYLQQLLEGPDNFFITFLEVLKDRNGSSPQVEEGVTSGDYLNAFLQGTKGALRQKGREYLTITVEKVDAFSLGVLIALFERAVGLYASLININPYHQPAVEAGKKGARFIVDLQRQVLAFLRQNRGKAYTAEEIAFALEKGDETEGVFKILEHARANPDHGVRRTEEKNILYSKYYI; encoded by the coding sequence ATGGAAACACATGGGCAGTGGGAAAGATACAAAAAATACCTGTACTATAATCCTGAGCTGGGCCTTATGGTTGATATCAGCGGGATGGGTTTTCCGGAAAATTTTTTCAGGGATATGCAGGCCAGGATGGACCAGGCCCTGAAATGTATGGCAGACCTGGAGAAGGGGGCCATAGCCAATCCCGATGAAGGGCGCACGGTAGGTCACTACTGGCTTCGTGCCCCCCATTTGGCTCCTTCCCCGGAGATAGCCACAGAAATTGAAAGAGCTATAAGAGATATTGAAGACTTTGCCCGTAAAATCCACAGGGGTGAAATTTTGTCTTCGACGGGTGATAAATTTGACAAAATTCTCCTGATCGGGATAGGCGGTTCGGCCCTGGGGCCCCAGTTTGTAACCGATGCCCTTACTACTGGCCATGATCTTATGAATATTTATTTCCTGGACAATACAGATCCTGCCGGCTTTGACCGGGTCTTTTCCGCTCTCGGGGACCATCTCTGCCGCACCCTGGTTCTGGTCATTTCCAAAAGCGGAGGTACTGTGGAGACCAGAAACGGCATGCTGGAAACCCGCTATCTCTTTGCAGGGAGGGGACTGGATTTTGCCAGACATGCCGTGTCCGTCAGCCAGGCAGGGAGCCTCCTGGACCGCACTGCAGAAGAGGAGGGCTGGCTGGCCAGGTTTCCTTTATGGGAGTGGGTCGGGGGGCGTACTTCCGAGACTTCCCCGGTGGGCCTCCTGCCTGCGGTTTTGCAGGGTTTTGCTATTCATGAGCTTTTACGGGGCGCTGTCCTGTGTGACCGCATAACCCGCAACAGGGAGGTAAAGGACAATCCGGCAGCCCTTCTGGCCTTAATGTGGTTTTATGCCACAGGAGGGGAAGGGGGCAAAACCATGGTGGTGCTCCCTTATAAAGACAGGCTCCAGCTTTTTGCCAGGTACCTCCAGCAGCTGATCATGGAGTCCCTGGGTAAGGAAAAAGACCTGGCAGGGAATATTGTTTATCAGGGTTTGGCTGTTTTCGGCAATAAAGGTTCTACGGACCAGCATTCTTATCTGCAACAGCTCTTAGAAGGGCCTGATAATTTCTTTATCACTTTCCTGGAAGTGTTAAAAGACAGGAATGGGTCTTCGCCCCAGGTAGAGGAAGGGGTGACCAGCGGGGATTATTTAAACGCTTTTTTGCAGGGGACCAAAGGAGCTTTAAGGCAAAAAGGCCGGGAATATCTCACAATTACGGTAGAAAAGGTAGACGCTTTTTCCCTGGGTGTGCTGATTGCCCTCTTCGAAAGGGCGGTGGGGCTGTATGCTTCCCTCATCAATATTAATCCCTACCACCAGCCTGCTGTGGAGGCAGGTAAGAAAGGAGCCAGATTTATTGTGGATTTGCAAAGGCAGGTCCTTGCCTTTCTCCGCCAAAACCGGGGGAAGGCTTACACCGCTGAAGAAATAGCTTTTGCTCTGGAAAAAGGAGATGAAACAGAAGGGGTCTTCAAAATTCTGGAACATGCTCGGGCCAATCCTGACCACGGTGTACGGAGAACCGAGGAGAAAAATATTTTATACAGCAAGTATTATATTTAA
- a CDS encoding phospho-sugar mutase — translation MNRYKENYLRWLNHDTLDREIKEELQAIRDKDKEIRERFYKNLEFGTAGLRGIMGAGTNRMNIYTVRKATQGLANYINRVSPEKTVVIAYDTRHKSREFALQAALVLATNNIKTYLFKKVMATPLLSFAICHLKTTAGIMITASHNPREYNGYKVYWRHGGQIIDDMAAAITREIMQVEDELHIPVQGEEEAEKQGLLVWLDDKIYNTYIQRTKQLILREDVIKQAADDLRMVYTPLHGTGYAPVCQLLETTGFKQVFVVPEQAEPDPDFSTVKYPNPEEQSAFTLALQKAQEVNADLIMGTDPDADRVGVLSLNDTGEYEPLTGNQLGALLIDYILHMRQLANNLPADGVIIKTIVTSSMGVDIARRFNIDYLDVLTGFKYIGEKIAQFNEDKSRTFLFGYEESYGFLAGDYVRDKDAVQTCLLVAEMAAYYKTRGLTLFERLRQLYEELGYYREALVNLTLAGLEGQEKINRIIETFRDNPPAQVGGLEITIVRDYLQCTEKTRGLCEIKTITLPRCNVLHYTLEDGSWFCIRPSGTEPKLKIYFGVKDKTAEEAKTKLERIKEEVMNIVGAV, via the coding sequence ATGAATCGCTACAAGGAGAATTATTTAAGGTGGCTGAATCATGATACTCTGGATAGGGAAATAAAAGAGGAACTGCAGGCCATCAGGGATAAGGACAAAGAGATCCGGGAGAGATTTTACAAGAACCTGGAATTCGGTACAGCCGGTTTAAGGGGCATTATGGGGGCCGGGACTAACAGGATGAATATTTATACGGTCCGGAAGGCTACCCAGGGCCTGGCTAATTATATTAACAGGGTATCCCCGGAAAAAACGGTGGTCATTGCTTACGATACGCGCCACAAATCCAGGGAGTTTGCCCTCCAGGCGGCCCTGGTCCTGGCCACAAATAACATTAAGACCTATCTTTTCAAGAAAGTGATGGCTACTCCCCTCTTATCCTTTGCCATCTGCCACTTAAAGACCACGGCAGGCATCATGATCACCGCCAGCCATAACCCCAGGGAATACAACGGCTATAAGGTTTACTGGCGTCACGGGGGGCAAATCATTGACGACATGGCCGCCGCTATCACCCGGGAAATAATGCAGGTGGAGGATGAGTTGCATATTCCCGTACAGGGAGAGGAAGAAGCCGAGAAGCAGGGCCTTCTGGTCTGGCTGGATGATAAAATTTACAACACGTATATCCAGCGGACGAAACAACTTATCCTGCGGGAAGATGTCATTAAACAAGCCGCGGATGATTTACGCATGGTCTATACACCCTTACACGGGACGGGATATGCCCCTGTATGCCAGCTCTTAGAAACCACAGGATTTAAACAAGTATTTGTGGTACCGGAGCAAGCCGAGCCAGATCCCGATTTTTCCACGGTTAAATACCCCAATCCCGAGGAACAGTCTGCTTTTACCCTGGCTCTTCAAAAGGCCCAGGAAGTCAACGCTGACCTGATCATGGGCACGGACCCCGATGCCGATCGGGTAGGTGTACTTTCGCTAAATGACACCGGCGAATATGAGCCGCTTACCGGAAATCAACTGGGGGCCCTGTTAATCGATTATATCCTGCACATGAGACAGCTCGCTAACAACCTGCCTGCCGACGGGGTCATCATCAAAACCATCGTCACTTCCTCCATGGGCGTGGATATTGCCCGCAGGTTTAATATCGATTATTTGGATGTGCTCACAGGATTTAAATATATTGGAGAAAAAATTGCCCAGTTCAATGAAGACAAGAGCCGCACCTTCCTTTTCGGTTATGAGGAAAGCTACGGATTTCTTGCCGGCGACTATGTGCGGGATAAAGACGCCGTCCAAACCTGCCTCCTGGTGGCCGAAATGGCCGCCTACTATAAGACCCGGGGCCTTACTCTCTTTGAGCGCCTCCGGCAATTGTATGAAGAACTGGGGTATTACCGGGAAGCCCTGGTCAATCTAACTTTGGCAGGCCTGGAAGGCCAGGAAAAAATCAACCGGATTATTGAAACTTTCCGGGATAATCCTCCTGCACAGGTTGGCGGCCTGGAGATCACCATTGTCCGGGATTACCTGCAATGTACGGAAAAAACCAGGGGCCTCTGTGAAATCAAAACCATTACTCTCCCTCGCTGTAATGTCCTGCACTACACCCTGGAGGACGGTTCCTGGTTCTGTATCCGCCCTTCCGGTACGGAGCCCAAACTGAAAATCTACTTCGGTGTCAAGGATAAAACGGCGGAAGAGGCGAAGACCAAATTGGAGAGAATCAAAGAAGAAGTAATGAATATAGTAGGGGCAGTATAG
- the malQ gene encoding 4-alpha-glucanotransferase: MKLDRASGILLHPTSLSSKYGIGDMGPEAYKFIDFLKRSKQRLWQVLPLNPVGYGWSPYQSPSAFAGNHLLLSIDILREEGLLTAEDIGSIPPFPEDMVQFPLVAEFKDRLLRKAFAKFNTGEKSPAYEAFREENAYWLEDFVLFMALRRHFGGLAWNSWKRAIAFREKEAILYYQKNLHEEIAYHCFLQFKFFKQWTDLKRYANAQGIKIIGDLPIFISYDSSDTWANPRLFALDDRGNPVKVAGVPPDYFSETGQLWGNPHYDWAEMEKDDYQWWRKRFEYLLKLADFVRVDHFRGFEAYWEIPAGESTAVNGRWVKGPGEKFFFTIRRYLGELPVIAEDLGVITPEVVELKEKCGFPGMKVLQFLAEEELERESGEEEIVYYTGTHDNDTLLGWYRKKILSQLDSPESGHNEEEKCWEYIELVFCSRAKWAIVPLQDVLCLDNEARMNTPGTVDGNWQWRFREGALTSGLEKRLALLTLKYQRYRER, translated from the coding sequence ATGAAATTAGACAGGGCCAGTGGTATTCTCTTACACCCTACCTCTCTTTCCTCCAAATACGGTATCGGAGATATGGGTCCTGAAGCCTATAAATTTATTGATTTCTTAAAAAGAAGTAAGCAGCGTCTATGGCAGGTACTTCCTTTAAATCCCGTGGGATATGGCTGGTCTCCGTACCAGTCCCCCTCTGCCTTTGCCGGTAACCATCTGCTTTTAAGTATTGACATATTGCGGGAGGAAGGGCTTTTGACAGCGGAGGATATCGGCAGTATTCCCCCTTTCCCTGAGGATATGGTTCAGTTCCCGCTAGTTGCCGAATTCAAGGATAGATTATTGCGTAAAGCTTTTGCTAAATTTAATACTGGGGAAAAGAGTCCGGCATATGAGGCATTTAGAGAGGAAAATGCGTACTGGCTGGAGGATTTTGTCCTGTTTATGGCTTTAAGGAGGCATTTTGGCGGATTAGCCTGGAACTCCTGGAAAAGAGCAATAGCCTTCAGAGAAAAGGAGGCCATTCTTTATTACCAAAAGAATTTACATGAGGAGATTGCTTATCATTGTTTTTTACAGTTCAAATTTTTTAAGCAGTGGACTGATTTAAAAAGATATGCCAATGCCCAGGGTATAAAAATTATCGGTGACCTGCCTATTTTTATTTCTTACGACAGCAGTGATACCTGGGCCAATCCCCGTTTATTTGCCCTGGATGACCGGGGTAATCCTGTGAAGGTAGCCGGTGTTCCTCCCGATTATTTTAGCGAAACCGGTCAGTTGTGGGGGAATCCCCACTATGACTGGGCGGAGATGGAAAAAGATGATTACCAGTGGTGGCGGAAGCGGTTTGAGTATCTTTTAAAACTGGCTGATTTTGTCCGTGTTGACCACTTCAGGGGGTTTGAGGCTTACTGGGAAATACCAGCGGGGGAAAGCACAGCTGTCAACGGGAGATGGGTAAAAGGACCGGGGGAAAAGTTTTTTTTCACCATCAGGAGGTATCTGGGAGAACTTCCTGTGATTGCTGAAGATTTAGGTGTGATTACTCCTGAAGTAGTAGAGCTAAAAGAGAAATGTGGTTTCCCCGGAATGAAAGTGCTGCAGTTTTTGGCAGAGGAAGAGCTGGAACGGGAGAGCGGGGAAGAAGAAATTGTCTATTACACGGGGACCCATGATAATGACACCTTACTGGGCTGGTATAGAAAAAAGATTCTGTCCCAGCTGGACTCTCCTGAATCCGGGCATAATGAGGAGGAAAAGTGCTGGGAGTATATAGAATTAGTCTTTTGCAGTCGGGCTAAATGGGCCATTGTCCCTCTTCAGGATGTCCTCTGTCTTGATAACGAAGCCAGGATGAATACCCCGGGGACAGTCGATGGCAACTGGCAGTGGCGGTTCAGGGAGGGGGCCTTAACCTCGGGGCTGGAAAAACGCCTGGCCCTTTTAACGCTAAAGTATCAAAGATACAGGGAGAGATGA
- a CDS encoding DUF2680 domain-containing protein, with the protein MKKRSLIILTVSLMVLFTTAVFAATYSNPAQIISGLTGKTEADVYAQRSQGKTFGQIAQENGVFDQFKSDMLQYKKEIIDQRVASGTITKEKGEAIKKALDERIAACTGTPDPNRDRLGQKFGGGLGFGKGQSRGMGRGMGMGQGMGFGR; encoded by the coding sequence ATGAAAAAACGGTCCCTAATTATCCTAACTGTTTCCCTGATGGTGCTCTTCACAACAGCGGTATTTGCAGCTACCTACTCCAATCCGGCTCAGATTATTTCGGGGCTGACAGGGAAGACTGAGGCTGATGTCTATGCCCAGCGTTCCCAGGGTAAGACCTTTGGGCAGATAGCCCAGGAAAATGGGGTCTTCGACCAGTTTAAGTCCGATATGCTCCAGTACAAAAAGGAGATTATTGATCAGCGGGTAGCCAGCGGCACCATCACCAAGGAAAAGGGGGAAGCTATCAAGAAAGCCCTCGATGAAAGAATTGCCGCCTGCACCGGAACACCTGACCCCAATAGAGATCGTTTAGGACAGAAGTTTGGCGGCGGTTTAGGTTTTGGTAAAGGGCAAAGCCGCGGCATGGGCAGAGGAATGGGAATGGGCCAGGGCATGGGCTTTGGCCGATGA
- a CDS encoding ROK family protein, translating into MEKYTVGIDLGGTNITAALVNQAGEVKGCLKLATQAEMGPPGVTQRMIQMVCSLLTENNLTLGNLFGLGIGVPGLVNSREGTAIFLPNLPGWRNIPLVQWVRGELGVPVLIDNDVRMAAWGEKLQGAGRGWDDIVCITLGTGIGSGIFLQGKMFRGHSESAGEIGHMTVEKDGLPCTCGNRGCLEMYASGRAIARRAKEAVKQNGFSPILELAEGDESMITARTVYDAARLGDSLAHGIIREAAAYLGIGLANVANILNPQGIIIGGGVAGMGEMLLTPVREVVKARAMPLNREVEIVAAELGDGAGAIGAAYVAGINGGIIRS; encoded by the coding sequence ATGGAAAAGTATACCGTGGGTATAGACCTGGGGGGTACAAATATAACAGCAGCTTTGGTAAATCAGGCCGGTGAAGTAAAGGGGTGCCTTAAGTTAGCTACCCAGGCTGAAATGGGGCCCCCAGGAGTAACCCAGCGTATGATCCAGATGGTTTGTTCTTTACTTACTGAAAACAACCTTACTTTGGGGAATCTCTTTGGCCTTGGCATAGGAGTCCCGGGGCTGGTCAACAGCCGGGAAGGAACGGCCATATTCTTACCCAATTTACCCGGGTGGAGGAATATTCCCCTTGTCCAGTGGGTGAGGGGAGAACTGGGAGTGCCTGTGCTGATCGATAACGATGTGAGGATGGCAGCCTGGGGAGAAAAGCTTCAGGGTGCAGGGCGCGGCTGGGATGATATCGTCTGTATCACTCTGGGGACGGGTATTGGTTCGGGAATTTTTTTACAGGGGAAAATGTTCAGGGGGCATTCTGAGAGTGCCGGTGAAATTGGCCATATGACGGTGGAAAAAGATGGACTTCCCTGTACCTGCGGTAATCGCGGATGTTTAGAAATGTATGCCTCAGGGAGGGCTATAGCCCGCAGGGCAAAAGAAGCAGTTAAGCAGAATGGCTTCAGTCCCATCCTTGAACTGGCAGAAGGGGATGAATCTATGATTACGGCGAGGACTGTGTATGATGCAGCAAGGCTGGGTGATTCCCTGGCCCATGGTATTATCAGGGAGGCTGCCGCATACCTGGGGATAGGGTTGGCCAATGTTGCTAATATTTTAAACCCCCAGGGGATTATCATAGGTGGCGGGGTGGCCGGTATGGGAGAAATGCTTTTGACACCGGTCCGTGAAGTGGTTAAAGCCAGGGCTATGCCTTTAAACCGGGAAGTGGAGATAGTAGCAGCAGAACTGGGAGATGGGGCCGGAGCCATTGGGGCGGCTTATGTAGCGGGAATCAACGGAGGTATAATACGATCATGA